The sequence CCGTTACTTTGCTTCCATCTGCTGCAAGGCTAGTTGCGCAGCAGCAGCTTCGGCGGCTTTTATAGTTCGCCCTTCACCGCGGGCCGAGCCCCCGTCCCATTTCAACTCCACATGAAACGTCCGGTGATGCGGCGGCCCGAGCGTTTCGATCACCGTGTATTGCGGCGCCGGTTCGTGGTTCGCTTGCAGGCGCTCCTGCAACATAGTCTTCGGATCCGCGGCCGCAGCAGCCACCGGGTCGGCGCGCCGCAACTCTTCACCGAGCGTGCGAGTCACAAAATCATTAGCCGCCGACAACCCGCCGTCTACAAAAATCGCGCCGATGACAGCCTCGAGCACGTCCGCGAGCAGGGCCGACTTACGCCGGCCGCCACTCTTTTCTTCGCCACGCCCGAACCGCAGAAATTCGCCGAGCCCCAGATCCTTTGAGGCTTTGGCGAGCGTCGGCGCGCTCACCAAACGGTGCTTCATCCGCGACAACTCGCCTTCGGTCGCATGCGGGTATGCGCGAAACAAGTAGTCTGCGACCAGCAGACCCAACACCGAGTCGCCGAGAAATTCGAGCGCTTCGTTGTGCAAGCGACGCGCCTGCGTTGCGGCGCGCGGCGACACCTGCTCGTGAGCCCACGAACGATGCGTCATCCCCTGGATGAGCAAATCACGATCTCGAAAGTGATAGCCGATGATGTCTTCGAGGTGGTCGAGGTTTTCCAAGCAGCGTGATTCTAGCAAAACGCCGAACGCAGCGTCGAAGTGACGGTGCGTTCGGCGTGAATAATTCGGAAGCTTAGGTTCAGCTTAGTGACCGGATTCTAACGACGCTGTTTTGGCTTCGGCGTGGCTGTCGGTTTGGCCGGCGCCGTACCCGTACCCGTGCCGGTCGGCGCAGGCTTGGTCGTTGACGAAGGGTTGGTCGACGGAACGCCACCATTCATTCCCGCGCCGGCTGTAGAAGGCGCGGTACCTGTCGTCGACGTCCCGCTGGTTCCTGTCGGAGCAGGACCGGACGTCGTCGGGACGGTGGTTATTGCCGTCGGAGCATCCGGAATCGGCTTTGTTATGGAGGAAGCAACCATGGTGTCCAATTCGCCCACGGCTGCGTCCTTCTTGTGCCGATCCTTGTAAACCGCTGCGAGCAGATCCATGAACGCCTTCTTGTCCGCGCCACTGCTCACCGCTGCCGCACGAGCGAACGCGTCAATTTGCCGATCGAACGCCTGGTTCAAGTTCGCGACCGCCAGCTTAATCTCAGGACTCTCAACCGTTTTTCCGGCATCGGCGTGCATCTTGTATTCCTTTGCGTACTTATCGACCGGTCCCTCGCCATAGGCGGTACCGAGCTCGTTGTACACGATCGGGCTCTTTTTGAGTTCGCTCTCATATCGCAAAGCTTTAACGAAGTAGGGGATGGCATCCGTCGCCGAGGTCTTCGCCGTCGATTTCGCGATCAAATAATTCATCGCAGCCAGCGCCTGATCCTTCGTTTGATAAGCTGGTGTAACCGGTTTGCCCGCTTCGATCAGCTCAATCGCTTTCTTCGCAGCTTGAGCAGACTCTGACATCAAGTTCGCATCGCCTAATCCTGCGCCCGCCATGAGTATATAAATCACGGCATTGTCAGCATGAGAAGGCATGGCCACCAACTGCTTTCCGAGTCGAACCTGATCGGCGTAATTCTTCGCCTTTACCGCCGCGTCAAAGTCCGTGACAAGTTTGTTGTTCGAGTTAATCTTGTCGTAATCCGCAACGAACTTCTTCAGCGCCGCCGAGTACTGATCGTCGGTAGTGCAAACCGACAAGTACTCTTTGGCAGCTTCGTACGCTACGTCCTGTTTGTCCTTGCGGTTGTCATACCACTTGGAATACGTGGCCGTCTTAAAATCGTCAGTGCATTCTTTTGCCTGCGCCCACGCGGAAACCGCAGACAGCGTGAGTACCACTGCGAGTGCCGTTGCTCTATTGATGAATTTCATTGAAGTATCTAAAGCCTCCGATCGATCCTTTTCAATCCGTTTTGAACCTGTCGAAACTTATCCGCGCAAGTGTCGGCCAATAAGATGCGCCTTTCAACTTGCTCGTTGTAACGAAGAGCAACTGCGGTGCCACGCAGCGCGATGAATCAGGGAAGATTCATTGGAACGAGCGGCAATAATCCTGCAACAAGCGAGCGGTGTCAAGCGGGAAAACGCCCATAGTGGCGTTGCCTTTGAACTGCATGAAAAATGCCGAACTCTCGCAAAAAACGTGAGTTCGGCATCGTCTTGTCGACTTGTGGTGATGTTTAAGGTTTCGGCTGCGGCTGAGGTTCAGTACGGCGCGAGCGGCCGTCCATAGCGTCTTTTGGGGTTGCCTTAACCGGAGTACCCGTTTTCGGTTTGTTCTCAACCGGCATGGTCGTGACCTTCACCTTAATGCTGGCGCCTGTCGGATTCGGCTCGTCCGTCTTCGGGCTGCCGTTAGCGTCGAGCTCCTCGCCCGCTTCCTCAGCTTCGGTCGCCGCTTTTGTCTCGGCAGCTTCCTCGTTCAAGGCGGCCTTCCCGTTTGTGTCCGTGGTTTCGTCGTCAGCTTCGGCGACCTGGAAATCGATCTGAGTGCCGAACCGGGGACTTAAAGCGCGATAGATGTTGCCGGCGATGGCTGCGGCGTGTTTGCTGCGACCCGCGGAACCGCGTGTGATTACCACCACAGCCAGCTTCGGATTAACCACCGGCGCGTACGAGGTAAACAGCCCGACCCAGGCGCGCTGCTGCTGGTCAATACAAGTTCCCGTCTTGCCGGCAACCGTTTGCTCCGGACGATAAGAGCGGCGAGCTGTGCCGTAGTTCACCGCACCGATCATTCCGGGCAGCAGCCGGTTGTATGTTTCTTTGTCCAGTACATCGACCTTGCGACGAACTTCAGTTTTGAAGTGCGAATTTTCTTCAACCGTGCGCGGCAGGTGCGGCATGAGCAATTTCCCGCCGTTCGCGATTGCCGACACCATTGTTCCCAACTGAATCGCGGTAACTTCGAAATCATCGCCGTGTGAACTCATGCGATTTAGCGCCCAGCCAGACTTGAACAACGGCACCTTACCTGCTGACTCGTTTGTGTAATTGATGCCCGTCTTTTCTCCCAAGCCCATTTCCCGGGCGTAAGAGATCATTTTGTCGAATCCGACCTGGCCGCCGACGTGCTGGAAATACGTGTTGTTCGAATACGCCAGGGCATCGGTCAGATCCAGGCGGTGACGGCCACCGTCGTTAACCGGTTCTGTCGACGCGATGACTTTCTCACTAATGCCGGCTACACCCGTGACGAGTTTGATGGTCGAGCACGGCTTGAATCCCCGGCGCAGGCCCCACTCTTGATTAACCACGGTGTAGACGCGACCCGTCTTCGGATCCATTACGACTACCGTTCCCGCCGTATTACCAAGCGCTGAGACAGCCGCGGCGCGTACCTCGGGATCCTCGCCTACTGATGAGTCGTTCGCGATGTTTGCCTGCGTTTCGCGACGGAAGCCTTCATCGATCGCGCGCTGGCGAGCGATGGCGGCCTGGCGAGCAGCTTCCGCACGGCGCCGCGCTTCTTCAAGCGCGCGACGGCGGCTGCCACCAAAGCGCCGCGACTCAGCGGCCAGCTCACGCCGGGTCAGTTTGCGGCCCAGTCGCCGCTGCAACTTGGCGATATGCGCGGCTTGCTCACGCGCAGCTCGTGCTCGTTCCGCGCGCACTTCCCGCCGCGACAGCTTTACGCGCCCGCGCCGGCGATCCGAACGCGCCACCTGGACGCGACCGCGCCGATTTCGCGATGTCCGCGCACTGGTGCGCGCGCGTGTGCTCTTGGACGAGCGCGCGGCTTTCCCTTTACTGCGTTTACTTTTGGCGGATGTTTCTACTGAAACGGAAAGAATGAAGGCGAAAAAAATGAAGAAGATGAAAGATACCCGTGCGACCCGGGGGAAACCCAATTGATTCATCAGCAACTCCTCGTGAAAACTTACAAAGTCCAGTTCCGCTCGAGGCGAACCCAGTAAAACTTCGTTGCTTGATTGCACGCCGAGGGGCGACGTGCGCGTCTTCTTTATGAACTGGAAACTCTGAAGGGCGATTAAGTTCCCGTCCACGGCTGTCAAACTCTACTCGATCGCGCCAACCTGAGGTATTGGCTCCACTTGCGACCCCGAGTGGAGAGTTTGCCTTGAGGTCGGGCCAACTATAACATCAGCCCACAACAAACGGCAACACAAAAAGGACATGAATATTGGCGTACTTTTGCGACGCCCTTGGCGTGCATGTTGCTAGAAAGCGATGGCTCTGTCGAGATTACTTAATAGTTTCCGCGTTCGGCTGCTTTTGCTGCTGGCTCTGTTGCTGGTTGTAACCGTAAGCGTGCAGTACTACGTCAATTTGCGCGCTGTCCGGGCCAACAAGCAGTTCATCGTGCAACAACAACAGGCGATCATGGCGGGCGTCGCGCTCGGTGTGAACAGCATTTCGAGCGGCGAGTACCTCGTCGATATGCGCCGGGAAGCTAACTCACCGCTGTTTGGCGACCGCGCCGATCGGGTGCAAAACGTACTAATCGTAGATGAACACGGCTATGTGAAGGACAGCCTGGATTTAAATCAAACGCCCCAGGAGAATCCTGACAAGTCGATTCGACACGTCAATGTGAAGGACATTGGCCTTCCGCCATTGAAAAGCGCCGTGGATCTGCGTGAATCCCATACGCCGCTTCCGGAAGGTTTGAAACGCGCGACTCCGGGCGCAGGCATGGATCAGCCGGCCTTCTACTTCTCGGTCGGAACAACCAGTGGGACACGCTACGTTATTGTGGTGCTTGGGTCGGCGAACAATATGGCGACCGCCCTGCAGCAACAGTCACGACGTTCGCTACTCTGGACAGTCGCCGTGCTGCTTGTCATGACGGCGTTGACGGCCATCGTCGTCTGGCAGTTCACGCGACCGGTGAAGTCTCTTTCTACCGCGGCGCGTCGTGTTGCCGGCGGTGATCTCTCTTTTCGTGTGCCTTCGAGTGGTCGCCGGGACGAGATGGGCGAGCTGACGGAGCTGTTCAATGACATGACGGTACAATTGGGTCGCACACGCGAACTCGAGGCGCAACTTTACAGCGCAGAGAAAGCGGTCGTTGTTAGCCGTCTGGCGTCAGCCATCGCGCACGAGATCAGGAACCCTTTGAATTACATCAACCTGACGCTCGATCATTTGCGCACCAGCTTCGCGCCGGCCGATCCGCAGAAGCAGGAAAAGTTCGATAGCCTGACGAGCCAGCTAAAGACTGAAGTCGCTCGCATCAACCAGCGCATCACAGAGTTTCTGAACTACTCGCGGCCGCCGAAGCTTGAGCCGCGGCAACTGGACCTCGGCGATCTCGCGCACGATGCGTTGCGCACCGTCGAAGTACAGGCCTCCGAGAACAACGTCGAACTGGTAGTGGAAGAGGTGGGCGGAAAGCACTCCGTCATGGCCGACGCCCAGTCGCTGCGATCAGCACTAACGAACCTGGTCATCAATAGTCTTCAGGCCATGGATGGAGATGGGGGCAGGATTTCGATTGTCATCTCGCGCGAAGTTGGCGACCACACGGTGCGGATTGACGTCGCTGACACCGGCCGCGGCATCACCGCCGACGAGATCTCGAAAATTTTCGAGCCGTACTATTCAACTAAGGAAACGGGAACCGGGTTGGGGCTCGCGATTGTCCGCAAGGCCATCGACGATCACGGTGGATCGATTTCCGTGAAATCCAAGGAAGACGAAGGAACGACGTTCACGATCTTGTTGCCGGGTCAGAACCACTTGCGGTAAAGGGTAGTTGAACGCGCCGAAAGGCAGATAACGACGGGAGATTAACCGCCCGCTCCGCAGGCGGTTCTGACAATTCACCATGCCACGCAAATCAATCCTGGTCGTCGATGACGACAAACCGCAACGCGACATCCTCCACGACATTTTGACTGAGGCCGGCTACGACGTTACGTCCGCGGCTTCCGGCGAAGCGGCGCTGAAGTTTGCTAAAGAGCGCGAATTTGACCTCGCCTTGACCGATCTGAAGATGACCGGCATGGACGGCATCGAGCTGTTGCAGCATCTGCTGACCATGGACAAGTCGATCATCGTCATTCTGCTGACGGCGCATGGCACGATCGA is a genomic window of Pyrinomonadaceae bacterium containing:
- the rnc gene encoding ribonuclease III, translating into MENLDHLEDIIGYHFRDRDLLIQGMTHRSWAHEQVSPRAATQARRLHNEALEFLGDSVLGLLVADYLFRAYPHATEGELSRMKHRLVSAPTLAKASKDLGLGEFLRFGRGEEKSGGRRKSALLADVLEAVIGAIFVDGGLSAANDFVTRTLGEELRRADPVAAAAADPKTMLQERLQANHEPAPQYTVIETLGPPHHRTFHVELKWDGGSARGEGRTIKAAEAAAAQLALQQMEAK
- a CDS encoding penicillin-binding transpeptidase domain-containing protein — encoded protein: MDGNLIALQSFQFIKKTRTSPLGVQSSNEVLLGSPRAELDFVSFHEELLMNQLGFPRVARVSFIFFIFFAFILSVSVETSAKSKRSKGKAARSSKSTRARTSARTSRNRRGRVQVARSDRRRGRVKLSRREVRAERARAAREQAAHIAKLQRRLGRKLTRRELAAESRRFGGSRRRALEEARRRAEAARQAAIARQRAIDEGFRRETQANIANDSSVGEDPEVRAAAVSALGNTAGTVVVMDPKTGRVYTVVNQEWGLRRGFKPCSTIKLVTGVAGISEKVIASTEPVNDGGRHRLDLTDALAYSNNTYFQHVGGQVGFDKMISYAREMGLGEKTGINYTNESAGKVPLFKSGWALNRMSSHGDDFEVTAIQLGTMVSAIANGGKLLMPHLPRTVEENSHFKTEVRRKVDVLDKETYNRLLPGMIGAVNYGTARRSYRPEQTVAGKTGTCIDQQQRAWVGLFTSYAPVVNPKLAVVVITRGSAGRSKHAAAIAGNIYRALSPRFGTQIDFQVAEADDETTDTNGKAALNEEAAETKAATEAEEAGEELDANGSPKTDEPNPTGASIKVKVTTMPVENKPKTGTPVKATPKDAMDGRSRRTEPQPQPKP
- a CDS encoding HAMP domain-containing sensor histidine kinase is translated as MALSRLLNSFRVRLLLLLALLLVVTVSVQYYVNLRAVRANKQFIVQQQQAIMAGVALGVNSISSGEYLVDMRREANSPLFGDRADRVQNVLIVDEHGYVKDSLDLNQTPQENPDKSIRHVNVKDIGLPPLKSAVDLRESHTPLPEGLKRATPGAGMDQPAFYFSVGTTSGTRYVIVVLGSANNMATALQQQSRRSLLWTVAVLLVMTALTAIVVWQFTRPVKSLSTAARRVAGGDLSFRVPSSGRRDEMGELTELFNDMTVQLGRTRELEAQLYSAEKAVVVSRLASAIAHEIRNPLNYINLTLDHLRTSFAPADPQKQEKFDSLTSQLKTEVARINQRITEFLNYSRPPKLEPRQLDLGDLAHDALRTVEVQASENNVELVVEEVGGKHSVMADAQSLRSALTNLVINSLQAMDGDGGRISIVISREVGDHTVRIDVADTGRGITADEISKIFEPYYSTKETGTGLGLAIVRKAIDDHGGSISVKSKEDEGTTFTILLPGQNHLR